The Aeoliella mucimassa genome includes the window AAGGGTCATCCGTGCTCGATTTCGACGTTCAACGTTGTACGCGCCGCTGTGCTGCGACCGAGGTTCCGCTGGAGCCGGGCGACGCCTATTACTCGGTGTTGCTGGCCGAAGGGGCCGACGTGGTGCGCCGCGACTTTGCGAAGTCGGCCTGGCAGGGACCGCCCGAGGGAGCCCTCGGTTGGTGGGCCGCTCAGGTGCCAGCCGATGAGAACGCCAAGCCGAAGCTCGCCCCGAGCGAGGTGGCACTCGAACTATTCGACCGCTGGCGCGATCAGCCCGAGCATGCGGATGCGACCTACGTGCTCGCGCTGCTGTTGGTCCGCAAGCGGGTGTTTCGCTTTTCGGATAGCCCCTTCACCGAACAGGCCTCGCCGGAAGAGCAGTTGCAGCTCTTCTGCCCCACCCGGGCGGCGGAGTACGAGGTGCCGGTGGTGGAGGTCACTCCGCAGCGGGCCGACGAGATCCAACAGCGCCTGATCGAACTACTCTACGACAATCAATAACCCTACCAACATTCACCCCTCGCGAGCGAGCATCCCCTTGTCTTCCCAAGTCGCTACCCGCCGAACGTTGCTGGCTGCAGGTTTGCTCTGCTTGATGCTCGCGACCGGTTGCCGTGGATTCCGGCAAGGGTTCTTCAAGCCGCCTGGGCCGACCGCGCCGTCGGTGCTGAATACCACGCCGACCGCGATGGACATCGTGGGAGCGGTGAATGCCAATACCGCGCGGGTGCAATCGTACCACGCCAACTCGGCAACGTTCACCGTGCCTGGAGTGGCTGGCATTCCGCTGCTGCGGGGCAAGATCGTGCTCGACCGCCCGATGGATTTCCGCCTAACCGCGGGGCTGGGGCTGGGGAGCGACGTGATCGACCTCGGCAGCAACCAGGAGATGCTCTGGTTTTGGGTGAAGTACAACTCGCCGCCGGCGATGTATTACTGCCGGCACGATCAATACGCATCGAGCGCGGCGCCGCAGATGCTGCCGATCGATCCCACCTGGATTGGCGACGCACTCGGTTTGGTGGAGCTGAATCCCACTGCCAATTACGAGGGACCGATCGCCCGCCCCGACGGAACGTTGGAGCTTCGCTCGCCGATCACCGCGCCGAGCGGCCCGATGACGCGGGTGATTGTGGTCGACGCCACGCGGGCGTGGGTGCTTGAGCAGTACTTGTACGATCAATCGGGCAATCTGGTGGCCAGCGCCAAGTCGAAGGACTTCCGCTACGACACGGTAGCCAACGTTTCGTTGCCTCGTCAGGTAACGATCACGGTGCCTGCTTCGGAGCTGACGCTCACGATCAACGTCGGTTCGGTGGCGGTGAACGTTCCGGTGGCCAACCGTACGACGATGTTCTCGCCGCCGGCACTGACGAACTATCCGCGGGTTGACCTGGGGAGCATGCCGGCCGGCATGGCGTTCGATCCCTCGATCATCCCGCCGCAGACCGTGGTGCCGAACGAGCCTCCGCCGATTGCGTACAATCCGTCGGCGGCCGCCCCGTCGTATGGATCCAGTACACAGAACACGCTGGGCACTCCGAACACCTTGGGCACACCAAGCATGATGGGCAACTCATCGGCCGCCAGCGGCTTGCCGAGCGCGTATGGCTCGCCGGCCAATACGATTCCCACAACCACTCAGCCGAACTTGTCGGGCTCGCTGATCGGACCGACCAGCTACGACACCCCCACGAGTGTCGACGCCCCGCTCGGCGGCAGCGATCCCGCGGGCTTGGGGGCTCCCGTTGGCTATGGCGCTCCTGCAGGGGTGCAGCGGTTGCCGCAAGGTGGCATCGCCCTCGATCCCACCGCTTCGTTCTAGCGAAACGACTTTGCTGCTGGTGGTCTACTCGCCGAAGCAGAACAGGTGGTCGTAGCCGCGGATCAGCAGCTTGCCACCTACCACGACGGGAGTCGCATCGATGCCTTCGTCGAGGCGGTTCGTCGCGAGCACCTGGTACTCGTCGGAATCGGCCAGCACCATGGTGGTTCCATCCCGCCCAGCGATGTAGACGCGCCCGTCGGCCCCCACCGGCGAGGCATACACGTTGCTGATGTCGCCCAGGCGTTGGGCCGAAACCAACAGCTCGCCGGTTCGGGCGTTGGCGATCGACAGGATGCCGTTGTTCGATTTGATGTAGTAGAGCCGCTCGCCATACAGCAGTGGCGAAGGGACGTACGGCGCGTTGCGTTCCGACTGCCAGGCGATGGTCTCGCTGTTGGTGACGTCGCCGGTGGAGTCGAGGGGAATCGCCAGGATGGCCGCCCCGCGATAGCCGCTCATGCAGATCGCCAAATTCTCGAAGATCACCGGCGAGGGAATCGGGTTGCCGACCTGCCCGCCGCATTCCCAGATCACGTCGCCGTTGGTCAGGTCGTAGCTGCGGGTGCGATTCGATCCGTTGACGATCACTTGAGTCTTGCCGGCCGCTTCGACAATGAGCGGCGTGACCCACGTGGTTCGCTCGTCGCGATCTTTCTTCCAGCGAGGCTGGCCGGTGTTCGCATCGAGTGCGGTGATGAACGACGGCCCTTCGTGATCCCAATTCACTACCAGGGTATCGCCATGCAGGGCAGGGGAGGCACCCTCGCCGAACCCGGCGCGAGTTTGCATGTCGCCCAGATCGGTCGACCAGACGAGGTCGCCATCGAGCGTGTAGCAGTAGAGTCCCTGCGAACCAAAGAAGAAGTAGACGTGCTTGCCATCGGTCACCGGCGAGGCCGAAGCGTGCGTGTTGTCGGAGTGCCCCGCTTCGCTCGGCACCGCTTCGATGGCGGTCTTCTGCCAGAGCGTCTTGCCGGTCTCCAGGTCCAAGCACATCGCAACGTATTGGTAGTAGTTGGTCGGCTTTGACGACCCGCGACCAAACCGCCCGCCGCGTCGGCCACCAGGGCCTTGGGGTGGTTCTTCGGCGGCAGGCTCGTCGCTTGCAGCGTCGGCCGCGCGGTCGGTCTCAATCGCAGTAGCAATGAAAATGCGGTTGCCCCACACGATGGGAGTCGCGTTACCGCGCCCAGGGAGATCGACCTTCCAGGTGGCGGAGTCTTCGCTCCACTCGGTGGGAGGAGTGCCGCTGGGAGCGACGCCGGTGTGTTCGGGACCCCGCCAGCTTGGCCAACTAGCTTCCTGCTGCTGGGCAAGCGATATCGTCCAGGGCAGGCAAATCAAGGCGACGAATGCCAGGAAGGGAGAGGCCAGGCAGGGGGATTTCATAAACGTTCCTCGTGCGGTGCAGGCAAAACGGTATAGTGGTAGAGCGAAAGGATTGTATCGCATTGCCTTGGGGATGGCGAATTTTGACGCAGTAAAGGAGTAAGAGTTGGAAATCGATCGCGAGCTTCTCATCGAGCAGGCCAAGCAGGCGAGCCGCCAGGCTTATGCCAGGTTCAGTCATTTTTCTGTCGGCGCGGCGGTGCTCGGCAACGATGGCAACGTGTACGTTGGCTGCAACGTCGAGAACTCCTCCTACGGGCTAACCATGTGTGCCGAACGCTCGGCCGTGTTTGCGGCCGTGGTCGGCGGGGCGACCAAAATCGTTGCGGTCGCGGTGTTTACCCCTACCGAACGGCTGGTCTCCCCCTGCGGTGCCTGTCGGCAAGTGCTGTACGAGTTTGCCGACGACATGCAGGTGTTCATCGCAAATAACACCGAACACGTGCAAGAGTTCCGTTTGGAGGAGCTATTGCCAGAAGGTTTTCGACTTTAAGTCGTTAGCAAGCCGCTGTCGGCGAAGAGCGGACGAGGGGCTACTACTGCTCGTCGGCTGGGCGTTCCCACGTTTTTAGCTCTACTTCTTCGAGCGGCGAGTCGTCGCGGGCGAAGTAGAACACGTGTTGCCAGGGAAGCTCGTCGTACTGCCCCACCAGTTTGAAGCCGTTGGCCGTGTACTCTTTCATCGCTTGCGATTGGGTCATCTTGTGCAGCTCGCGAATCGGAACCGTGGGGTCTTCGGCGCGGTACTCCACCAGCGCGATCCGCCCCGTTGGTTTCAGGCTCGCCCGCATCGCGGCCAGCATTTCCTTGGGGTGCGAGAACTCGTGGTACACGTCAACCAGCAGCACCAGGTCGAGTTCCCCCTCCGGCAGTTGCGGCGAGTCTTCTTTGCCGAGCGTGGGGCGGATGTTCGTGATCCGGCGCGCCTTCGCCCGCTCGCCGAGCAGTTCGAGCATCTCGGGCTGGATGTCGACCGCCCACACGGTGCCTTTGCTCCCGACCCGGCGGGCGAGTTGCAACGTGTAGAATCCGTTACCGCAGCCCAGGTCGCAAACCGTCTGCCCACGCTCGATCGGCAGCGCCTTGAGCAGCTTGCTGCAGGCCTCTTCGCGCTCGCGGGTGGTGCGCGTCAGCCAGTCGGCCGCCAGGTAGTGCATGGTGTTGGCAATCCGCCGGCCCATGAACTCCTGAGGATTCAACCTCTCCGCCGGCGTCTTTCCGCGGTCCAAACCTTGGCGATCGCTGTTTTGGGTGTTGTTAGCGGTTTCCCGTGAATCCTTCGGGTCTTTCTCCTGGGCCAGCAGGGCAGCCGGCGAGATGGTGGTCGCCAGGATCGTAAAAACCGCGAAAAACCGTCGAATATGGGGCGAAATCGGCATGATCGGGTCCTGTTTCGAGGCACGGCGTCCGCGGGGGGCGTCGACGCGGGGGTGGGAATGTATCGGCTGGTCAGGGCGAATCTCAGGGTACCCGCTAACCATATGCTTGCAACACAATTCGATCGCACTTACTCTAAAAGTTATTAGTCCATCCTCGTGGCTGCACTGGTAGCAGCGCTGTCTCCCTTGCCCGAATTGCTCGTGAAATAACCTTCCCTTTGCCCCTCGCTCGTGCGGGGCGTATCTTCCGACTCGACTCCAAAAAAAGTCGGACAGTCTATGGTTTCCGCCGGTGCTTTGTCGTTCGACAACCGCTCAGGCTGAGCCGGCTGGGGAATTGTTGTTTCATCGTGCCAGGCATCGCTTCGACAGCCATGCTGCTTAACCGCAGAATTCGCAGGTTGGGCTTGTAGGCAATGATAAACAACACCTGCTGCAGAGATTTACCCCCTGCTGCTGATGACCACCCCAACCCGGCAACCCACCCCCCTCGCGCTTCGTGATGAGCGGTAGGTTTCCTGCGTTCCCCTTCGTGGAGCGATGTCTCTCGCTGAGGGACCGTTGGCCAGGCATCCGGCAGAACGGAACATTCGGAGTCGCCAATGTCGTCGATCAAAACCTGGCTGCTACTACTCGTAGTGGTACTGATGTGCGCGACATCGCCGGCCAGGGCGTGTTTCTTCTGCAGTTGTGGAGTCTCCGAGCTTCATATTGATGGCAGCGACGAAGGTAGCGACGAAGAATCGGTTCCGTCGGCCTATCGCACGCAAGGCAGCGGGTGGGGCACCACATCGTCCGGGTACTCCGGCATCGGCAACCCTGCGATTCTCACCTGGAGCATCGTGCCCGATGGCACCACGCTGCCGCGCGGGGTGAGCGAGCCAGCCAGCGACAGCAATCTCATCGAGTTCCTCGACGGACTCCACCACGGCGGCGAAAGCCCTGGCGGCGACGACTACACGCAACGCGCCTGGTGGGGGCTGATGAACAGCGCCTTTGAGCGTTGGTCGCAAGTCGCTGGTTTGACCTTCAATTACGAGCCGGAAGACGATGGTGCGAGTATGCCGACCAATCGAGGAGTGCTCGGCACCCGCGGCGATCATCGCATTGGCGGGCATTACATCGATGGCGACGTCCGCCCCAGCAACTTGGCGTACAACTACTTTCCCAGCTACTCCGACATGGTGATCGATACCTCCGAAGCAGGTATCTTTGGTAACTCGGAGCAAAACTATTTGCGATTCCGCAACACGCTTACGCACGAAATCGGCCACGGGCTGGGCCTCGCCCATTTGGAGTCGGTCGATACCACCGACGACGATGACGACCACGTGTTCGGCACCTTCCTGATGGAGCCGACCCTCTCGGTAAACTTCGACGGCCCGCAGTTCGACGACATCCTCGGCATCCAACGCTTGTATGGCGACGTGTACGAAAAGGATGGCGGCAACGATACTGCGAGTACCGCCACCAGCCTGGGCGCTCTCGCTTTCGGGGCGAAGCTGATGATTGGCACCGATGCCGACGATCAGTACGTGGCCTACACCGATGTTGATTTTGTGAGCATCGACGATAACTCCGATGTCGATTTCTTTCGATTCACGATCGATGCTCCGATGCAGATCTCGCTGCTGCTCGAGCCAAAAGGCCCCACCTATTTGGAAGGGGCGCAAGGTTCGGCCGACAACGGCCGGCAAGACCTGCTAGATACCTCGGCCCTGGGCGACTTGAGCCTCGCGCTACTGGCGATGGATGGATCGACCACCATCGAGCTCCAGAATACGTTTGGGCTTGGTCTGGACGAGTGGATCGAGGAGGTGACGCTCACCGATCCAGGCGAGTATTTCGTACGCATCGGCAGCACGACGAATGCCGCCCAAATGTATCAATTGAGCGTGATTAGCGTGCCTGAGCCGGCTTCGCTCGCCATTTTATCGGCCGGATTGTTAGGCATCGTACGATGGCGGCGTCGGCGGGCGTAGTCATCGCCCGCCCGCGAGCTAAAATAATGGCAGTCGATTCGCCCCCACCCCAATGAGGCCAAGCGATTGCTATGATGTACCATTCAAAATGTCTCGCCGCGGCTGCGATGTTGCTCCTTGCTTCCACCGCTTGCAGCGGGCCCTCCGCCTCCTACGCGCAGGAGACGGCCGAAGCCAAGCCGGCGGCGAAAACGGAGTCCAAGGAGGAGAAAAAGCCGATGACCGAACCCTCTCTGGCCACCTTTGGTGGCGGTTGCTTCTGGTGTACCGAAGCGGTGTTCCTGGAACTCAATGGAGTTTCCAGTGTGACCAGC containing:
- the cdd gene encoding cytidine deaminase, giving the protein MEIDRELLIEQAKQASRQAYARFSHFSVGAAVLGNDGNVYVGCNVENSSYGLTMCAERSAVFAAVVGGATKIVAVAVFTPTERLVSPCGACRQVLYEFADDMQVFIANNTEHVQEFRLEELLPEGFRL
- a CDS encoding outer membrane protein assembly factor BamB family protein, whose protein sequence is MKSPCLASPFLAFVALICLPWTISLAQQQEASWPSWRGPEHTGVAPSGTPPTEWSEDSATWKVDLPGRGNATPIVWGNRIFIATAIETDRAADAASDEPAAEEPPQGPGGRRGGRFGRGSSKPTNYYQYVAMCLDLETGKTLWQKTAIEAVPSEAGHSDNTHASASPVTDGKHVYFFFGSQGLYCYTLDGDLVWSTDLGDMQTRAGFGEGASPALHGDTLVVNWDHEGPSFITALDANTGQPRWKKDRDERTTWVTPLIVEAAGKTQVIVNGSNRTRSYDLTNGDVIWECGGQVGNPIPSPVIFENLAICMSGYRGAAILAIPLDSTGDVTNSETIAWQSERNAPYVPSPLLYGERLYYIKSNNGILSIANARTGELLVSAQRLGDISNVYASPVGADGRVYIAGRDGTTMVLADSDEYQVLATNRLDEGIDATPVVVGGKLLIRGYDHLFCFGE
- a CDS encoding class I SAM-dependent methyltransferase, which codes for MPISPHIRRFFAVFTILATTISPAALLAQEKDPKDSRETANNTQNSDRQGLDRGKTPAERLNPQEFMGRRIANTMHYLAADWLTRTTREREEACSKLLKALPIERGQTVCDLGCGNGFYTLQLARRVGSKGTVWAVDIQPEMLELLGERAKARRITNIRPTLGKEDSPQLPEGELDLVLLVDVYHEFSHPKEMLAAMRASLKPTGRIALVEYRAEDPTVPIRELHKMTQSQAMKEYTANGFKLVGQYDELPWQHVFYFARDDSPLEEVELKTWERPADEQ
- a CDS encoding matrixin family metalloprotease, producing the protein MSSIKTWLLLLVVVLMCATSPARACFFCSCGVSELHIDGSDEGSDEESVPSAYRTQGSGWGTTSSGYSGIGNPAILTWSIVPDGTTLPRGVSEPASDSNLIEFLDGLHHGGESPGGDDYTQRAWWGLMNSAFERWSQVAGLTFNYEPEDDGASMPTNRGVLGTRGDHRIGGHYIDGDVRPSNLAYNYFPSYSDMVIDTSEAGIFGNSEQNYLRFRNTLTHEIGHGLGLAHLESVDTTDDDDDHVFGTFLMEPTLSVNFDGPQFDDILGIQRLYGDVYEKDGGNDTASTATSLGALAFGAKLMIGTDADDQYVAYTDVDFVSIDDNSDVDFFRFTIDAPMQISLLLEPKGPTYLEGAQGSADNGRQDLLDTSALGDLSLALLAMDGSTTIELQNTFGLGLDEWIEEVTLTDPGEYFVRIGSTTNAAQMYQLSVISVPEPASLAILSAGLLGIVRWRRRRA